One genomic window of Pirellulales bacterium includes the following:
- a CDS encoding CHAT domain-containing protein, whose protein sequence is MRYQKATRTWGLVIWALVSPLAARAQTTDNLKTELDEFSRLLAAKQWVDVERQAHHLVRTADRVLAGQPEKLAGYYDLIGALYAQHEVYDNAEEFYLRGVQLHHAANSYWQTVTADAYSGLGDARYYQAKYLPAIEAYERTLQIRERLLGKQDLTTATSYRDIAWCWYKADDNAKAAQNFQQCFQIRAQVLGAEHPSTLNILSELADARYFEGQYDVALQLYGKARAGYEKQSDSCRAELAKSLRDEGLTLEQLRRMEEAEEKYRQAIEQQSAVEEPDPARTSGMMRCLADLLEDKLQFAESEKWYRAALSIAENELGDDHIDTATCLNGLAGSWYEQGRYAEAEPLYRRSLEIREAQDEPDSLSIALACTNLAGVYFQQSRYQLAHPLFRRALELRQENLPEDDPLIAEALNNLGVVLRTQRRVEEALPLYEQALAIRQAKLAADDPLVAGSLENLANLQSELGHNDAAEKYFVQALAIYRQAHGETHPDVAGCLARLADLRYNQGQPIEAEALSKQSLTIFEQTLGQAHPRLASSLYDLAWFQLEGDRASEALATLDRAVDITRQAAVSAHDAFTIYSLRGKCHWTLDQRPDAVRDLQHAMELAEQQREQTSGGELERASFFARFSSVFDLMVEWQSELGDLELALNAIERSRSRSLLDEIGLLGADLTAGQTGSSQQQMREAADQLREQLRSLEAQLAAVLKQPANDETAAERTRIGAAIQRTQESLYRNYRDARTSSEVYRNKLADSARLSEPLSLRDVQRKLLGPKTLLLVYHIGSDAGYLLTARANSARLDALSLDDAAAQSLGVEAGPLNYDRVQQILLSDNGVMQALARPKTAVGAVPYLSALWGVLIGDAERQSIVAGEIERLIVAPSGPLSLLPFEALVTAPGGTPKYLLDVGPPISYAPSVTVLDALRIRPAVDLEAEWEPVLTLGDPSYAAEGADITAEEASRAVLLRNRLTPLPHSGVESQWVSEVFQKSGMTAVQLRGAEATEGYLREYGPGRRILHLACHGFADQSYGNVFGALALARPAEGEFDPSDDGMLTLGELYELDLRGCELAILSACQTNFGPQQQGEGVWALSRGFLVSGARRVVASNWVVDDEAAASLVSYYCGALAKSAVEQRPHDYDLALRDAKRWIRSQKRWESPYYWASLVLVGPP, encoded by the coding sequence ATGCGCTATCAGAAAGCGACGCGCACTTGGGGGCTTGTCATCTGGGCGCTCGTCTCGCCGCTGGCGGCCCGCGCGCAAACCACCGACAACCTGAAAACCGAACTGGATGAATTCAGTCGCCTGTTGGCGGCTAAACAATGGGTGGATGTCGAACGGCAAGCGCACCACCTGGTGCGCACCGCCGATCGAGTGCTGGCCGGACAACCAGAAAAGTTGGCTGGCTACTACGACCTGATTGGCGCGCTCTACGCGCAACACGAGGTGTACGACAACGCGGAAGAATTCTATCTGCGCGGCGTGCAGTTGCATCACGCGGCCAACTCCTATTGGCAAACGGTGACCGCCGATGCCTATTCGGGATTAGGCGATGCGCGCTACTATCAGGCCAAGTACCTGCCGGCGATCGAAGCGTATGAACGGACATTGCAGATCCGCGAACGCCTGCTGGGAAAGCAGGATTTGACAACGGCGACCAGTTATCGCGATATCGCCTGGTGTTGGTACAAAGCGGACGACAATGCCAAGGCAGCGCAGAATTTTCAGCAGTGTTTTCAGATTCGCGCCCAGGTCTTGGGCGCCGAGCACCCCAGCACTCTGAATATTCTGAGCGAATTGGCCGACGCGCGCTACTTCGAGGGCCAATATGATGTGGCCCTGCAACTATATGGAAAGGCGCGCGCCGGCTACGAAAAGCAGTCGGACAGTTGCCGCGCGGAATTGGCCAAGTCGTTGCGCGACGAAGGGCTTACGCTAGAACAACTGCGCCGCATGGAGGAGGCGGAAGAAAAATATCGCCAGGCGATCGAACAGCAAAGCGCGGTGGAAGAACCCGATCCGGCAAGGACGTCCGGGATGATGCGCTGCTTGGCCGATCTGCTAGAAGACAAACTCCAATTCGCCGAATCAGAAAAGTGGTATCGCGCGGCGCTGTCGATCGCCGAGAATGAACTGGGCGACGATCACATCGACACCGCAACTTGCCTCAATGGCCTGGCCGGTTCCTGGTACGAGCAAGGACGCTACGCCGAAGCCGAGCCGCTTTATCGGCGCTCGCTCGAGATCCGCGAGGCGCAGGACGAGCCCGATTCATTGTCTATCGCGTTGGCCTGCACCAACCTGGCGGGGGTCTATTTTCAGCAGAGCCGCTACCAACTGGCGCATCCCCTTTTTCGACGAGCGCTGGAGTTGCGACAGGAAAACCTGCCCGAAGACGATCCGCTGATTGCCGAGGCCCTCAACAACCTGGGAGTCGTGTTGCGTACGCAACGGCGCGTCGAGGAGGCGTTGCCGCTGTATGAGCAAGCGCTGGCGATCCGGCAGGCCAAACTTGCTGCCGATGATCCTCTGGTGGCGGGCAGTCTCGAGAACCTGGCCAACTTGCAGAGCGAACTGGGGCACAACGACGCGGCGGAAAAATACTTCGTGCAAGCGCTGGCGATCTACCGCCAAGCGCACGGCGAGACGCATCCCGATGTTGCCGGATGCTTGGCTCGATTAGCCGATCTGCGCTATAACCAAGGACAACCAATCGAGGCCGAAGCGCTGTCGAAACAAAGCCTGACGATTTTCGAGCAGACGCTCGGACAGGCGCATCCGCGGCTGGCAAGTTCGCTATACGATCTGGCCTGGTTTCAACTGGAGGGAGACCGCGCCTCCGAGGCGCTCGCCACGCTGGATCGCGCGGTGGATATCACGCGGCAGGCGGCTGTGTCCGCGCACGACGCCTTTACCATCTATTCGCTCCGCGGGAAGTGTCATTGGACGCTCGATCAACGCCCTGACGCAGTGCGCGACTTACAACACGCCATGGAATTGGCCGAACAACAGCGCGAGCAAACCTCCGGCGGGGAGCTAGAGCGGGCAAGTTTTTTCGCTCGGTTCTCCAGTGTGTTCGATTTGATGGTCGAGTGGCAGTCGGAATTGGGAGACCTCGAACTCGCGCTTAATGCGATTGAAAGATCGCGCTCGCGGTCGCTGCTCGACGAAATTGGCCTCTTGGGCGCCGACCTGACCGCCGGGCAAACCGGCAGTAGCCAGCAACAAATGCGCGAAGCGGCGGATCAATTGCGCGAGCAATTGAGGTCTCTCGAAGCCCAATTAGCGGCGGTGCTCAAGCAGCCTGCGAACGACGAAACTGCGGCGGAGCGAACCAGAATCGGGGCGGCCATTCAGCGGACCCAAGAATCGCTGTATCGCAATTATCGCGATGCGCGAACATCGAGCGAGGTATATCGCAACAAACTAGCAGACAGCGCGCGGCTGTCCGAACCGCTCTCGCTGCGCGACGTGCAACGCAAATTGCTGGGGCCGAAGACGCTGCTCTTGGTGTACCACATTGGCAGCGATGCCGGCTATCTGCTCACGGCCCGCGCCAACTCGGCCCGGCTCGACGCGTTGTCGCTCGACGACGCCGCAGCGCAATCGCTGGGCGTGGAGGCGGGACCACTAAACTATGATCGCGTGCAGCAAATACTACTTTCCGATAACGGCGTGATGCAGGCACTGGCCAGGCCCAAGACAGCAGTGGGGGCCGTGCCCTATTTGTCGGCGCTGTGGGGAGTATTGATCGGCGATGCGGAGCGCCAATCAATTGTAGCTGGCGAGATTGAACGACTAATCGTGGCGCCGAGCGGACCTCTGTCGCTACTGCCGTTCGAAGCGCTGGTGACGGCGCCAGGGGGGACGCCAAAGTATTTGCTCGACGTGGGGCCGCCGATTTCGTACGCACCCAGCGTGACGGTGCTCGACGCATTGCGGATTCGACCAGCCGTGGACCTGGAGGCCGAATGGGAGCCGGTGCTGACGCTGGGGGATCCGTCCTACGCAGCGGAGGGGGCCGATATCACTGCCGAAGAAGCGTCGCGGGCAGTGCTGCTGCGCAATCGGTTGACGCCGCTTCCGCATTCCGGAGTCGAGTCGCAATGGGTGAGCGAGGTGTTCCAGAAGTCGGGCATGACGGCGGTGCAATTGCGCGGCGCGGAAGCGACCGAAGGATACTTGCGAGAGTATGGCCCGGGGCGGCGCATCCTGCATCTGGCGTGTCACGGTTTTGCCGACCAGTCGTATGGCAACGTGTTCGGCGCTTTGGCTTTGGCGCGTCCGGCGGAAGGAGAGTTCGATCCGTCGGACGATGGCATGTTGACTTTGGGGGAGTTGTACGAACTGGACCTGCGGGGGTGCGAGTTGGCGATCTTGAGCGCGTGCCAGACGAATTTCGGTCCACAGCAACAAGGGGAAGGGGTGTGGGCGCTTTCGCGGGGGTTCTTGGTGTCTGGAGCGCGGCGCGTGGTGGCCAGCAACTGGGTGGTCGACGACGAGGCAGCGGCCAGCCTGGTGAGCTATTACTGCGGCGCACTGGCCAAATCGGCGGTGGAACAGCGGCCGCACGACTATGATTTGGCGCTGCGCGATGCAAAACGTTGGATTCGGAGTCAGAAACGCTGGGAGTCGCCGTATTACTGGGCGTCGCTGGTGCTCGTCGGCCCGCCGTGA
- a CDS encoding caspase family protein, with the protein MSQIFTKRFGRLLTSLGATVLALATATVACGQTSLPYPEYNPNNDPPREDAHLHAILIGCERYQNFPELRFCVNDCTQLAKTLNERGGYSAYNVTLVVDNAQFPTEGPVRATVMRSLEQKFSELKADDQVLVFFSGHGYRDPDGSLYLCTLDFDAERPAETGVPVSWLRDQLAACPAKLKLLVLDACHAGSEKGASEKSVPSKDLGEPFRDIAGVVTLASSAAEEKSQLWEEKEQSLFTYWLNQGLKGHADENGDSEVDIDELNKYVHRNVTHVAKEKFNRVQTPVRILRSTPGSPVVLRLSALSLKQMLSDIADQLSWAIEDQKLEKVAVFDFTTETSLGEVLGANFGMLGKRCASDLEQLLIQRGRGAFSVIDQRRLQAVLKERKFQVADLGSDKAMQDLSRTLGDLPATALGMLRNRNGREITLQCRVVNTQDGSIIASAGGVAMLTPSQWAELGHSANIIHEQQEELAPSPDNQQQEERTQAEQIVYDLDKKSKQEHPLADPNTPFRVKFMVGGKERKGKFHGNDYLIPVKKGEVYELEVETRYEYPVIMRLLVDGLNTLPEAETGEKGVKTYAVAKRVDLEEARWWLLDPAVSKRFSVRGFVTETGTQGKMRRFTVVDGEESVAARQNFTEQLGYITVAFYAADSGPRAAGSSIGSAGTGFGEEIQQDLAEASNFSLGKLLAVMNLRYASPEAIEVAVNQPPDAPAPAPQN; encoded by the coding sequence ATGTCTCAAATCTTTACCAAACGCTTTGGGCGGCTGCTTACCAGTCTCGGCGCCACCGTGTTAGCGCTGGCCACGGCCACGGTTGCCTGCGGCCAAACCTCGCTACCGTATCCGGAATACAACCCCAACAACGATCCACCACGCGAAGACGCGCACCTACACGCAATCTTGATCGGCTGCGAGCGGTACCAGAACTTTCCCGAGTTGCGCTTTTGCGTGAACGACTGCACACAATTGGCGAAGACGCTCAATGAACGCGGCGGTTACTCCGCCTACAACGTGACTCTAGTTGTTGATAACGCCCAGTTTCCAACGGAAGGACCAGTCCGCGCGACGGTTATGCGCTCGCTGGAACAGAAATTCAGCGAGCTCAAGGCTGACGATCAGGTGCTGGTGTTTTTCAGCGGCCACGGCTATCGCGACCCCGATGGCAGCCTCTATTTGTGCACGCTAGATTTTGACGCCGAACGTCCCGCCGAGACGGGAGTGCCGGTGTCTTGGCTGCGCGATCAATTGGCCGCCTGCCCAGCTAAGTTAAAGCTGCTGGTGCTCGATGCCTGCCACGCGGGCTCGGAGAAGGGCGCCAGCGAGAAGAGCGTGCCGTCGAAGGACCTGGGCGAGCCATTCCGCGATATTGCGGGAGTGGTGACGCTGGCCAGCAGCGCCGCGGAGGAAAAGAGCCAGTTGTGGGAGGAGAAAGAGCAATCGCTGTTCACTTACTGGCTCAATCAAGGATTGAAGGGGCACGCCGACGAGAACGGCGACAGCGAAGTGGATATTGACGAACTGAACAAATACGTGCATCGCAACGTGACGCATGTGGCGAAGGAGAAGTTCAATCGCGTGCAGACGCCGGTGCGCATTTTACGATCGACGCCGGGTTCGCCCGTGGTGCTGCGGCTCAGCGCGTTGTCGCTCAAACAAATGTTGTCCGACATCGCCGACCAGCTTTCTTGGGCGATCGAGGACCAGAAGCTGGAGAAGGTGGCGGTTTTCGACTTCACCACCGAGACGAGTTTGGGCGAGGTGTTGGGCGCTAATTTTGGCATGTTGGGCAAGCGCTGCGCCTCGGATCTGGAGCAATTGTTGATTCAGCGCGGACGTGGCGCCTTCAGCGTGATCGATCAGCGGCGACTGCAAGCAGTGCTCAAGGAGCGCAAGTTCCAGGTGGCCGATCTTGGGTCGGATAAGGCGATGCAAGACCTTTCCAGGACGCTCGGCGACCTACCCGCCACCGCGTTGGGGATGCTCCGCAACCGCAATGGCCGAGAGATCACGCTGCAATGTCGCGTGGTGAACACGCAGGATGGCTCGATCATCGCCTCGGCCGGCGGCGTGGCCATGCTGACGCCAAGCCAATGGGCTGAGCTAGGGCACAGCGCGAATATCATCCATGAGCAACAGGAAGAGCTTGCCCCGTCGCCAGACAACCAGCAGCAGGAGGAGCGCACGCAGGCGGAGCAGATAGTGTACGACCTGGACAAGAAGTCGAAGCAGGAGCATCCACTTGCCGATCCAAACACGCCGTTTCGGGTGAAGTTCATGGTTGGCGGAAAAGAACGCAAGGGGAAGTTTCACGGCAACGATTATCTGATCCCGGTAAAGAAGGGGGAAGTGTATGAATTGGAAGTTGAGACCCGCTACGAATACCCGGTGATCATGCGACTGTTGGTCGACGGCTTGAACACGCTGCCGGAGGCCGAAACCGGCGAAAAGGGAGTGAAAACCTACGCGGTGGCGAAACGAGTGGACCTGGAAGAAGCTCGCTGGTGGCTGCTTGATCCGGCGGTGTCCAAGCGATTCTCAGTGCGCGGATTCGTGACCGAAACTGGTACTCAAGGCAAGATGCGGCGATTCACGGTGGTGGACGGGGAAGAGTCGGTCGCAGCGCGACAGAACTTCACAGAGCAATTGGGCTACATCACCGTGGCGTTCTACGCGGCGGACAGTGGGCCCCGCGCGGCCGGCAGTTCGATTGGCAGCGCGGGCACTGGCTTTGGCGAAGAGATTCAACAAGACCTTGCGGAGGCCAGCAACTTTTCCCTTGGCAAGTTGCTGGCAGTGATGAATCTACGATACGCCAGCCCCGAGGCAATCGAGGTGGCAGTGAACCAACCGCCCGACGCGCCGGCGCCCGCCCCGCAGAACTAA
- a CDS encoding sigma-70 family RNA polymerase sigma factor: MSTTRQTLLERVRDSANNDAWGEFFAVYEPLLLSYVKSSSRRRGLGYGDAEAQEVVQDIFIKLYRTLPGFRLDHARGRFRTWLWRITTNAILDRVPGRKAFASGQAGESDLGKSTPSKRPKVHDEGQVDLRQIAAASEEDDDWITAYRQAILNRVLEEIRAEIEATNPNKWASFERHGLLGKPAAEVAAELGVNANLVYQNSARVLKEVRSRCLEQYEEAVAE, from the coding sequence ATGTCGACGACACGGCAAACCCTGCTCGAGCGAGTTCGTGATTCGGCGAACAACGACGCCTGGGGAGAGTTCTTCGCTGTCTACGAGCCTCTGCTGTTGAGTTACGTCAAAAGCTCCAGTCGCCGCCGTGGTCTCGGCTACGGCGACGCCGAGGCCCAAGAGGTTGTCCAAGACATCTTCATTAAACTCTACCGCACGCTGCCGGGCTTTCGGCTCGATCACGCCCGTGGCCGCTTTCGCACCTGGCTATGGCGAATCACGACCAATGCCATTCTGGATCGCGTCCCCGGCCGCAAGGCATTCGCCAGCGGACAGGCCGGCGAAAGCGATCTTGGCAAGTCCACGCCTTCCAAGCGGCCCAAAGTGCATGATGAAGGCCAGGTCGACCTGCGCCAGATCGCCGCCGCCAGCGAAGAGGACGACGATTGGATCACCGCCTACCGGCAAGCGATCCTCAATCGTGTGCTCGAGGAAATTCGCGCCGAGATTGAGGCCACTAACCCCAACAAGTGGGCCTCATTCGAGCGGCACGGACTGCTGGGCAAACCGGCCGCGGAGGTCGCAGCCGAACTTGGCGTCAACGCCAATCTGGTCTATCAAAACTCCGCGCGGGTGCTGAAAGAAGTGCGTAGTCGTTGCCTGGAACAGTACGAGGAGGCGGTAGCCGAATGA
- a CDS encoding serine/threonine-protein kinase: MTSDRHSDETALLAGAGGTAAAMSGAPDDGANATTLRPDGAATHRAAQTEPGEAIPPEISGYRLLERLGEGGMGVVYKAEHLALRRLVAIKMIRSGALASSDELMRFQIEGEAVARLQHANIVQIFDVGQQQGLRYLSLEFVEGGTLAHKIGGRAQPPREAATMVAHLARAVHAAHLRGIIHRDLKPHNVLVTTDGVPKISDFGLAKLAGDTSAADSYMMVGTAGYMAPEQAWGSGAANEIGPESDVYGLGVILYEMLAGRVPFVGSTPRETLEQVWTKDPPPLRHLRPNVPIDLETICLKCLEKLPHRRYASAEALADDLSRFLAGEPIHARPVGALERAVKWARRRPAIASLAGVVLLASAMLIAVATWYQIRVNANYRRAKSNLEQAQNAIDQLINRVSVEGLSPIPQTEGLRRNLLETALDLCQKLQLANPDDPDLAWQTARAQRQAADLYQLLGQTQRAKDAYRQSAADFAALIETDPAPRNRRELAVTWNNLGNLYAARGQAAAAIGALEESASLWEKLAAESPDKNRLQQGRAAAQNNLGLARLAAGETEKAVAALQAALTVREKLVAAQPTNADYPLELAATLSNLADIDRRRGERTLAEERLRRALDVTQPLAATPESRYIRASLANNLGAILIGNEESETSAAMCRAAVTGFETLVEQYPGILQYRRGLADSLSNLGGALIARRELDDAERQLARSKSEFDQLIAKSGTMTNRLGLMSTLQRQSQLAREQEREQDAQELSLAAARLGESLVAEAPDNLAAAEAQAVALLTLSELLTERQRHGEAQRQLADALALAQRVQARATTLATTTTLRRILRQLGATALENGDPEQAADAAEQLAALTGGADESFAAAQLLAQCIPLATGLKGSKGNQAAADLESRWASRTAVLLEGLRQQGKLSEEQLKEAAFSAFRERPEGRALLQAP; this comes from the coding sequence ATGACTTCCGATCGACACAGCGACGAAACGGCACTACTTGCTGGCGCGGGGGGCACGGCAGCGGCGATGAGCGGTGCGCCTGACGATGGGGCAAACGCCACCACCTTGCGGCCCGACGGGGCAGCCACTCATCGGGCGGCACAAACCGAACCGGGTGAAGCCATTCCGCCAGAAATCTCCGGATATCGACTGTTGGAGCGATTGGGCGAAGGGGGAATGGGGGTCGTCTACAAGGCCGAACACCTGGCGCTGCGGCGGTTGGTGGCGATCAAGATGATTCGCTCGGGCGCGCTAGCGTCGAGCGATGAGTTGATGCGCTTTCAGATCGAGGGGGAGGCAGTCGCGCGGCTGCAGCACGCCAACATCGTGCAAATCTTCGACGTGGGGCAACAGCAAGGACTGCGGTACCTGTCGCTGGAGTTTGTCGAGGGGGGGACGCTGGCGCACAAAATCGGCGGTCGCGCGCAGCCGCCGCGCGAAGCCGCGACGATGGTCGCGCACTTGGCGCGTGCGGTCCACGCGGCACACTTGCGGGGCATCATTCATCGCGACCTCAAGCCGCACAATGTGCTGGTTACCACAGACGGCGTGCCAAAGATCAGCGACTTTGGCCTGGCTAAACTGGCCGGCGACACAAGCGCCGCCGACAGCTACATGATGGTTGGCACCGCGGGATACATGGCCCCCGAGCAAGCCTGGGGGAGCGGCGCGGCGAACGAAATCGGGCCCGAGTCGGACGTGTACGGCCTCGGCGTGATTCTTTATGAAATGTTGGCCGGGCGAGTGCCCTTTGTCGGCTCCACGCCGCGCGAGACGCTCGAACAGGTGTGGACGAAAGATCCCCCGCCGCTGCGCCATTTGCGGCCCAATGTGCCAATCGATCTGGAGACGATCTGCCTGAAATGTTTGGAGAAACTGCCGCATCGACGCTATGCCAGCGCCGAGGCATTGGCCGACGACTTGTCGCGATTTTTGGCTGGCGAGCCGATACACGCCCGACCGGTCGGCGCGCTCGAACGCGCGGTGAAGTGGGCCCGACGACGACCGGCGATTGCGTCGCTGGCCGGAGTGGTACTGCTAGCCTCTGCGATGCTGATCGCAGTCGCGACATGGTACCAGATTCGCGTGAACGCCAATTATCGCCGGGCAAAGAGCAACCTGGAGCAAGCGCAGAACGCGATCGACCAGCTTATTAACCGCGTCAGCGTGGAAGGACTCAGCCCAATTCCGCAGACCGAGGGGCTGCGGCGTAACCTGCTGGAAACGGCGCTCGACCTGTGCCAGAAGCTGCAACTTGCCAATCCCGACGATCCTGATCTGGCGTGGCAGACCGCTCGCGCGCAGCGACAGGCCGCCGACCTGTACCAACTGCTGGGACAGACCCAGCGCGCCAAGGACGCGTATCGCCAATCCGCCGCTGATTTCGCCGCGCTGATTGAAACTGATCCGGCGCCACGCAATCGCCGTGAACTGGCGGTAACGTGGAATAATCTTGGCAATCTGTATGCAGCGCGCGGACAAGCGGCGGCAGCAATTGGCGCATTGGAGGAGTCCGCATCGCTTTGGGAGAAGCTGGCGGCCGAGTCGCCGGACAAGAATCGACTACAACAAGGTCGGGCAGCCGCGCAAAACAATCTGGGATTAGCGCGGCTAGCGGCGGGAGAAACAGAGAAAGCAGTCGCCGCATTGCAAGCTGCGCTGACCGTTCGCGAGAAGCTGGTAGCCGCGCAGCCGACCAACGCCGACTATCCCTTGGAACTAGCGGCGACGCTCAGCAATCTAGCCGACATCGATCGCCGCCGAGGGGAACGTACTCTCGCCGAGGAACGACTGCGCCGCGCGCTCGACGTCACCCAGCCGCTTGCCGCGACACCTGAATCTCGCTATATCCGCGCCTCTTTGGCGAACAACCTCGGCGCCATCCTCATTGGAAATGAGGAGAGTGAAACATCCGCCGCGATGTGCCGAGCGGCGGTCACCGGCTTTGAGACGCTCGTGGAACAGTACCCCGGCATACTGCAGTATCGGCGAGGACTGGCCGACTCGCTGTCGAACTTGGGCGGAGCGTTGATCGCGCGCCGCGAGTTGGATGATGCGGAGCGGCAGCTTGCTCGGTCGAAATCGGAGTTCGATCAACTGATCGCGAAATCGGGAACGATGACAAACCGGTTAGGGCTAATGTCGACACTTCAGCGACAGTCGCAATTGGCCAGAGAGCAAGAGCGCGAGCAGGATGCGCAAGAATTGAGCCTGGCGGCAGCGCGGTTGGGAGAGAGTCTGGTTGCCGAGGCGCCCGACAATCTGGCGGCGGCGGAAGCGCAAGCGGTGGCGCTGCTGACCTTGTCGGAACTGTTGACGGAGCGCCAGCGCCATGGCGAGGCACAGCGCCAGCTAGCCGATGCGTTGGCGCTGGCGCAGCGGGTACAGGCGCGAGCAACGACGTTGGCAACCACCACCACTTTGCGAAGAATTCTCCGGCAGTTGGGCGCGACGGCGCTCGAGAACGGCGACCCTGAGCAAGCGGCCGATGCCGCGGAGCAATTGGCCGCGCTCACCGGCGGGGCTGACGAGTCGTTCGCGGCGGCGCAACTCTTGGCGCAGTGCATTCCACTGGCCACGGGGCTCAAGGGATCCAAGGGGAATCAGGCTGCAGCCGACCTGGAGAGTCGCTGGGCGTCGCGCACAGCGGTGCTGCTGGAAGGGTTGCGGCAACAGGGCAAATTGAGCGAAGAACAGCTCAAAGAGGCGGCTTTTTCCGCATTTCGCGAGCGCCCCGAAGGTCGAGCGCTGCTGCAAGCCCCCTGA